Proteins from one Hoplias malabaricus isolate fHopMal1 chromosome 2, fHopMal1.hap1, whole genome shotgun sequence genomic window:
- the rela gene encoding transcription factor p65: protein MDGLFAWATPTMSQANPYIEIIEQPKARGMRFRYKCEGRSAGSIPGEKSNDSTKTHPAIKIHNHSGPLRVRISLVTKNPPYKPHPHELVGKDCKHGYYEADLPERRIHSFQNLGIQCVKKKDVAEAVSCRLQTQNNPFNIPEAKVWEEEYDLNAVRLCFQATITLPCGDPFTLEPVVSQPIYDNRAPNTAELKICRVNRNSGSAKGGDEIFLLCDKVQKEDIEVRFFRDSWESKGSFSQADVHRQVAIVFRTPPYHATDLTEPVWVKMQLRRPSDKEVSEPMDFQYLPPDPDEYRLVEKRKRTEGMLQQLKLDGITSGPRPERPFNTARRTFPVPKPAAAASVSPALNPAAMSSVPVAKPQPFFSPPPGHLFAPKVETSRAPSAGDSWNMLKTLTAPCTTASAPQPFHTVNLSDLHDFAFSSFQNSAPEQTNPSSSRREGAGNNMAGAAVTQEIQNNLPMVDDDDLPEFPSFSEAQPSDVETINIEDFQVLLGQSLAGEGACGIGSSASASASATATTDSAANSGSNLIGNNSGSNVSTWMNFPQSITNLLQSEQILDPPVVPQNMDFDEMDMISSIDEDRLMSIFTGSEPNFLSGHPT from the exons ATGGACG GATTATTTGCCTGGGCAACGCCCACAATGTCACAAG CCAACCCGTACATAGAGATCATCGAGCAGCCAAAAGCGAGGGGGATGCGGTTCCGTTATAAATGTGAGGGGAGGTCAGCGGGGAGTATTCCAGGAGAAAAAAGCAATGACTCCACCAAAACGCACCCAGCCATCAAG ATCCATAACCACAGTGGGCCTTTAAGAGTGAGGATCTCCCTAGTCACTAAAAACCCACCCTACAAACCCCACCCTCACGAGCTGGTGGGGAAAGACTGTAAACATGGATACTACGAGGCCGACCTTCCCGAGAGACGGATACACAG ttTCCAGAATCTGGGTATTCAGTGCGTGAAGAAGAAGGATGTGGCTGAAGCAGTTTCCTGTCGCCTGCAGACTCAGAACAACCCTTTTAata tTCCTGAGGCAAAAGTGTGGGAGGAGGAGTACGACCTGAATGCAGTTCGCCTCTGTTTCCAGGCGACCATCACTCTGCCGTGTGGAGATCCGTTCACTCTGGAGCCCGTCGTTTCTCAGCCCATCTACGACAACA GAGCTCCAAACACTGCTGAGCTGAAGATTTGTCGAGTGAACAGAAACTCTGGAAGCGCTAAGGGAGGAGATGAAATTTTCCTGCTGTGTGACAAAGTGCAGAAAG AAGACATTGAGGTGCGTTTTTTCCGGGACTCTTGGGAAAGCAAAGGCTCGTTCTCACAGGCTGATGTCCACAGGCAGGTGGCCATTGTGTTCCGCACACCTCCCTATCACGCTACAGACCTGACAGAGCCGGTTTGGGTCAAAATGCAGCTCCGAAGACCTTCTGACAAAGAGGTCAGCGAACCCATGGACTTCCAGTACCTGCCCCCCGACCCGG ATGAGTATCGACTGGTTGAGAAGAGGAAGCGGACGGAGGGAATGCTGCAGCAGCTCAAACTGGACGGCATCACATCTG GTCCCCGGCCGGAGAGGCCATTCAACACCGCAAGGCGAACATTTCCAGTCCCAAAACCTGCCGCGGCTGCAAGTGTTTCACCAG CACTGAACCCTGCGGCCATGTCCTCTGTTCCCGTGGCCAAGCCTCAGCCATTTTTCAGCCCTCCTCCGGGTCACCTGTTTGCTCCAAAAGTGGAGACGTCTCGGGCGCCCTCTGCAGGAGACTCTTGGAACATGTTGAAGACACTCACTGCACCTTGTACAACTGCTTCAGCGCCCCAGCCCTTCCACACCGTAAACCTGTCCGATCTTCACGACTTTGCCTTCAGCTCTTTTCAGAATTCTGCTCCGGAGCAAACTAAccccagcagcagcaggagagaAGGAGCTGGGAATAACATGGCAGGAGCTGCAGTGACCCAGGAAATCCAGAATAACTTGCCCATGGTGGATGACGACGATCTCCCGGAATTCCCAAGCTTTTCCGAAGCTCAGCCGTCGGATGTCGAAACAATCAACATCGAAGACTTCCAGGTGCTTCTTGGGCAGAGCCTGGCTGGAGAAGGAGCCTGTGGAATTGGGAGTTCTGCCTCTGCCAGCGCCTCCGCCACTGCCACCACAGATTCCGCAGCTAATAGCGGCTCAAACCTGATTGGGAATAACTCTGGGAGTAACGTATCTACGTGGATGAATTTTCCCCAAAGCATCACCAACCTTCTGCAGAGCGAGCAAATATTGGACCCTCCCGTCGTCCCTCAAAACATGGACTTTGACGAGATGGACATGATCAGCTCCATCGACGAGGATCGCCTCATGTCCATCTTCACCGGCAGCGAGCCCAACTTTCTGTCCGGACACCCAACTTAG